The Chryseobacterium aureum genome contains a region encoding:
- a CDS encoding cyclase family protein — MKTTLVDLTKPIQYNAGDPWFMRVKIKHKAHRKSHWLIRLALRLPSRLFPKNWTGWADDTIKNMGLHATTHIDAPWHYGPVVEGKPAKTIDQIPLEWCFGDGIVIDCTHKEDFVAITVDDLKKDLDKNGITIQEGNIVLIRTDRDKMMGTPDFVEKGTGMSKEATEWLIDQGVKVMGIDQWGWDLPLKYMAQKAKELNDPEFFWEGHRVGIEKEYLHIEQLTNLSALPPSGFKICVFPLKIVGGSAAPARVVAMMHA, encoded by the coding sequence ATGAAAACAACACTTGTCGATTTAACAAAACCAATTCAGTACAATGCAGGAGATCCATGGTTCATGCGGGTGAAAATTAAACATAAAGCACACCGGAAATCACATTGGTTGATTAGGTTGGCATTAAGACTTCCTTCAAGGCTTTTTCCTAAAAACTGGACAGGCTGGGCAGATGACACCATCAAAAATATGGGGCTTCATGCTACCACTCATATTGATGCTCCATGGCATTATGGACCTGTCGTAGAAGGAAAGCCTGCTAAAACGATAGACCAGATTCCGCTGGAGTGGTGTTTTGGAGACGGAATTGTGATCGACTGTACTCATAAAGAAGATTTTGTGGCCATTACCGTAGATGATCTTAAAAAAGATCTTGATAAAAACGGAATTACCATCCAGGAAGGAAATATTGTTCTGATCAGAACGGATCGGGATAAAATGATGGGTACTCCGGATTTTGTAGAAAAAGGAACGGGAATGAGCAAAGAAGCTACAGAATGGCTGATAGACCAAGGGGTAAAAGTAATGGGAATTGACCAGTGGGGCTGGGATCTCCCTCTGAAATATATGGCTCAGAAAGCCAAAGAACTCAATGATCCGGAATTCTTCTGGGAAGGGCACCGTGTAGGAATTGAAAAAGAATATTTACATATTGAACAGCTTACCAATCTTAGTGCATTACCTCCATCCGGATTTAAAATTTGTGTATTTCCACTGAAGATTGTCGGCGGTTCTGCCGCTCCGGCAAGAGTGGTAGCAATGATGCATGCTTAG
- a CDS encoding nucleoid-associated protein, whose product MFSKIIVHRVGNKINGDSLTISQEELKLEEGMAEMLEDYFLGSFKSEETFHFYSDTYLVNNPVYSAVSEIFDDKDKFIWESENIAKHLYEAAENPRVQSGELFIVLFEDESDRPDKVDKIGIFKTEKRESFLKINPSEETFDIEKDQGIGLSKIDKAALIYNNNKETGYVLSVVDNNKNGDMYYWFEDFLKVKQRDDEYFHTQEALMVYKDYITKQLPQEFEVSKADQADFLNKSINFFKEKEEFKLDEFASEVLGDEHVIESFVNFKTDYEQDMQVNIAEEFPISEAAVKKTQRHFKSIIKLDKNFHIYIHGDRQKIEMGEDDKGKYYRLYFEKEV is encoded by the coding sequence ATGTTTTCAAAAATAATAGTACACAGAGTCGGAAATAAGATCAACGGGGATTCCCTGACGATTTCACAGGAAGAATTGAAGCTGGAAGAAGGAATGGCAGAAATGCTTGAAGATTACTTTTTAGGTTCTTTTAAATCAGAAGAAACATTCCACTTTTACAGTGATACGTATCTGGTGAATAATCCGGTCTACAGTGCGGTATCAGAAATTTTCGATGATAAAGACAAGTTCATCTGGGAATCTGAAAATATTGCAAAACACCTTTATGAAGCAGCAGAAAATCCGAGAGTTCAGAGCGGAGAGCTTTTCATTGTACTCTTTGAAGATGAAAGCGACCGTCCGGACAAAGTGGATAAAATAGGGATTTTCAAAACAGAGAAGAGAGAATCTTTCCTGAAAATAAATCCTTCCGAAGAAACATTTGATATTGAAAAAGACCAGGGAATCGGTTTGTCTAAAATTGATAAGGCGGCTTTGATCTACAACAACAATAAGGAAACAGGATATGTACTTTCTGTAGTTGACAACAACAAAAACGGGGATATGTATTACTGGTTTGAAGATTTCCTGAAAGTAAAACAGCGTGATGACGAATATTTTCACACGCAGGAAGCGTTGATGGTGTATAAAGATTATATCACCAAACAGCTTCCTCAGGAATTTGAAGTTTCCAAGGCAGACCAGGCAGATTTCCTGAATAAGTCTATCAATTTCTTCAAGGAAAAAGAAGAATTTAAGTTGGATGAATTTGCCAGTGAAGTGCTGGGTGATGAGCATGTAATTGAAAGTTTCGTCAATTTTAAAACAGATTACGAGCAGGATATGCAGGTGAATATCGCGGAAGAATTCCCAATCAGTGAAGCGGCGGTAAAAAAGACCCAGAGACATTTTAAGAGCATCATTAAGCTGGATAAAAACTTCCATATCTACATCCACGGAGACCGTCAGAAAATTGAAATGGGCGAGGATGATAAAGGAAAATACTACAGACTTTATTTCGAAAAAGAGGTGTAA
- a CDS encoding DUF7674 family protein, with translation MNYLQAVKEITDVVPDFENEVKDIKIQNSYSIIRTFTERIKNMIRQNDRNLLFRSLQKMDRIYTDGDTVLKNAVETTFIYSLDNCTAFCSEEYRKVIFSHISANLQKVYSRQIYTHGI, from the coding sequence ATGAATTATCTGCAAGCAGTAAAGGAAATCACAGATGTGGTTCCCGATTTTGAAAACGAAGTAAAAGACATTAAAATTCAGAACTCATACAGCATCATCCGCACTTTTACGGAACGTATTAAAAATATGATCCGACAGAATGACAGAAACCTGCTGTTCAGAAGTTTACAGAAAATGGACAGAATATACACTGACGGAGATACGGTATTAAAGAATGCTGTTGAGACTACTTTTATCTATTCTCTGGACAATTGTACCGCTTTCTGCAGTGAAGAATACAGAAAAGTGATTTTTAGTCACATTTCTGCGAATCTACAGAAAGTGTATTCAAGACAAATTTACACTCACGGCATATAA
- a CDS encoding DUF7674 family protein, with the protein MMKEQMQTINQKLAVEYLKFFYPPLRNEIIQLSVQDNFAGIMQATVNYLKNLLQESKISIIAHHIKLMDWLYRNGNSYVRDMIENMFVRSFESFKKHAKIQHWKLLYQYMPVSFQIIYNEQQKQDQMYFGK; encoded by the coding sequence ATGATGAAAGAACAAATGCAAACTATTAATCAAAAATTAGCTGTTGAGTACTTAAAATTTTTCTATCCGCCACTTCGCAATGAAATCATACAGTTGTCTGTTCAGGACAATTTTGCAGGAATCATGCAGGCAACCGTAAACTATTTAAAGAACCTGTTACAGGAGTCTAAGATAAGTATTATTGCCCATCATATAAAACTGATGGACTGGCTTTACAGGAATGGTAATTCGTATGTACGAGACATGATTGAAAACATGTTTGTACGATCCTTCGAAAGTTTTAAAAAGCACGCAAAAATCCAGCATTGGAAACTCCTTTATCAATACATGCCGGTAAGCTTCCAGATCATTTATAATGAGCAGCAGAAGCAAGATCAGATGTATTTTGGAAAATAA
- a CDS encoding thioredoxin family protein yields MKYTKIIVIVTLLLFQWGAAQEKADVVLNKAFTEAKAGKKNVLLVFHASWCKWCKMMEKNMDLPETKPIFDKRFVTAYVDVQERGDKKSLENPGGLELMNKYKGENAGLPFWLILSPKGEVLADSFDAKGENLGSPATPEEVTTFIAKLGKASTLNSKEAQTIEKVFVKK; encoded by the coding sequence ATGAAATACACTAAAATTATTGTTATTGTTACTCTCTTACTGTTTCAGTGGGGAGCAGCTCAGGAAAAAGCAGATGTTGTATTAAATAAAGCTTTCACGGAAGCTAAAGCCGGTAAGAAAAATGTTTTGTTGGTATTCCATGCTTCATGGTGCAAATGGTGTAAGATGATGGAGAAAAATATGGATCTTCCTGAAACTAAACCCATTTTTGATAAAAGATTTGTCACAGCTTATGTAGACGTTCAGGAAAGAGGCGATAAAAAAAGCCTTGAAAATCCTGGCGGACTGGAGCTGATGAATAAATACAAAGGCGAAAATGCCGGACTTCCGTTCTGGCTGATTCTAAGCCCGAAAGGAGAAGTATTGGCAGATTCTTTCGATGCTAAAGGAGAAAACCTGGGATCTCCGGCAACACCGGAAGAAGTTACCACTTTTATTGCCAAGCTGGGGAAAGCCTCAACACTGAATAGTAAAGAAGCACAGACCATAGAAAAAGTGTTTGTGAAGAAATAA